A genomic region of Capnocytophaga canimorsus contains the following coding sequences:
- a CDS encoding M60 family metallopeptidase, with translation MSATICAQDSDLVDKLSDVWEYYGVKPAGSKMDFQKGRPGMFKVFFQNGTFRNYMFGLPKSIITTKGTYELVNDSVFLERLDKTLLPIYSTSPEKSLTFKFISDNELRIKYDVSQGMRVEEVWFRVNYPENFLEQDNSISKEIPQSDLALFSDPMLLKLNRNVSSESIQKISIPQLRILATELKNKSYKVTHRVAEFEAKLSPEALGKQLVIGNGYSRYEQITGIYLSQGQQVVVAEIPEGKEIKILIPNWERRAPEGIDPSKDPNGWGLKRDVYTLKNGVNLIEIKSGGLVYVDYFSETPQKEPKIKLHFVNGKVNGYFDATKHSNKDWNYLIDNAVYPIIDAVGKHIQIAYPVEDCKKYAYGKGVQLIENYDQLVKRQYEIMGLEKYNRIPKNRILSRVNYNYYMFRDRDGIAYMGTKPGYAMAMVADPNKVIKGDPCWGFSHEVGHVHQLFPYFSWGGLTEVSNNIYTLYVTKSFGNKSRIMQQDNYSKSRKDIIEKKISYLQDPDVFNKLVPFWQLHLYFTNVGANPDFYPDLFEAFRRQGEEELKNNNGKWGNNPAIYQLNFVKKACEVSKTDLTEFFDKYGFFYVGWLEYEDYGKHRYIMTQEMVDKCKEEIQKMNLPKPKIDISTLTDNNIK, from the coding sequence ATGAGTGCGACAATCTGCGCACAAGATAGTGATTTAGTAGATAAACTGTCAGATGTCTGGGAGTATTATGGGGTTAAACCTGCGGGTTCAAAAATGGATTTTCAAAAGGGTCGTCCCGGTATGTTTAAGGTGTTTTTCCAAAATGGAACATTTAGAAACTATATGTTCGGACTTCCTAAATCCATAATCACAACCAAAGGAACTTATGAATTGGTCAATGATAGCGTATTTTTAGAAAGACTGGACAAAACCCTTCTCCCTATTTATAGTACATCACCAGAAAAATCACTTACCTTTAAGTTTATTTCAGATAATGAACTCAGAATAAAATATGACGTTTCACAAGGAATGCGAGTTGAAGAGGTATGGTTTCGGGTAAATTATCCAGAAAATTTTTTAGAGCAAGATAATAGTATTTCCAAAGAAATTCCTCAATCAGATTTGGCTCTTTTCTCAGATCCTATGTTGTTGAAATTAAATCGAAACGTTTCTTCAGAAAGTATTCAAAAAATTTCAATTCCTCAATTACGTATTTTAGCTACGGAATTAAAAAATAAATCGTACAAGGTAACGCATCGTGTCGCTGAATTTGAGGCGAAATTATCTCCTGAAGCCTTAGGTAAGCAGTTGGTTATTGGTAATGGTTATTCTCGATATGAACAAATAACAGGAATATATTTGTCTCAAGGACAACAAGTTGTTGTTGCTGAAATTCCTGAAGGAAAAGAAATTAAAATACTTATCCCGAATTGGGAACGAAGGGCTCCTGAGGGGATAGACCCTAGTAAAGATCCTAATGGTTGGGGGCTTAAACGAGATGTTTATACCTTAAAAAACGGGGTAAATCTTATTGAGATAAAATCGGGAGGATTAGTGTATGTTGATTATTTTTCTGAAACTCCTCAAAAAGAACCAAAAATAAAACTCCATTTCGTTAATGGAAAAGTGAACGGATATTTCGATGCAACAAAACACTCTAATAAAGATTGGAATTATTTGATTGATAATGCAGTGTATCCTATTATTGATGCTGTTGGGAAGCATATTCAAATTGCATATCCAGTAGAGGATTGTAAGAAATATGCTTACGGAAAAGGGGTTCAGTTGATTGAAAACTATGATCAATTAGTGAAACGACAATATGAAATTATGGGGTTAGAAAAATACAATCGTATACCCAAAAATCGTATTCTTTCGCGTGTAAACTATAACTATTATATGTTTCGTGATCGTGATGGTATAGCTTATATGGGAACAAAACCTGGATATGCAATGGCTATGGTTGCTGATCCAAACAAAGTGATCAAAGGAGATCCTTGTTGGGGCTTTAGCCACGAGGTCGGACACGTGCACCAGCTCTTTCCTTACTTTTCTTGGGGAGGATTAACAGAGGTTAGTAATAATATTTATACCTTGTATGTTACCAAATCCTTTGGAAATAAAAGTAGAATAATGCAACAGGATAATTATTCAAAATCACGAAAAGATATTATAGAAAAGAAAATCTCTTATTTACAGGATCCTGATGTATTTAACAAATTAGTTCCTTTTTGGCAATTGCATTTGTACTTTACTAATGTAGGCGCAAATCCTGACTTTTATCCAGATTTATTTGAAGCATTTCGCAGACAAGGAGAAGAAGAATTGAAGAACAATAATGGTAAATGGGGGAATAATCCAGCGATATATCAATTGAATTTTGTTAAAAAGGCTTGCGAGGTTTCAAAGACAGATTTGACAGAGTTTTTCGATAAATATGGATTTTTCTACGTAGGATGGTTAGAATATGAAGATTACGGAAAACATCGTTATATAATGACCCAAGAAATGGTAGATAAATGTAAAGAAGAAATACAAAAAATGAATTTGCCTAAACCTAAAATAGATATTTCTACACTGACCGATAATAATATTAAGTAA
- a CDS encoding PAS domain-containing protein: MHSNFYGAEPTIPRPIPIDKEVVWDKSKVIISETDSFGTITNVNDVFVDVSGYSPNELIGQPHNLIRHPDMPKLAFKMLWDNLKSGNNFAGVVKNLAKSGEYYWVITDFEIIRDPMGNITHYIARRKSVPTPVIDNYVTPLYETLLKLEKIGGMDLSARYFKNYLDKQGKDYMDFIMSVMDEHNAKAPVTIDIPNDNNSAKEVSDDIFHIKGEMSEKRKNFFERLFS; the protein is encoded by the coding sequence ATGCATAGTAATTTTTACGGTGCTGAGCCGACCATTCCAAGACCTATACCTATTGATAAAGAGGTGGTTTGGGACAAATCTAAAGTCATCATTAGTGAAACGGATAGTTTCGGAACCATAACTAACGTGAATGATGTTTTTGTGGATGTTTCAGGATATTCCCCTAATGAACTTATCGGTCAACCCCACAACCTAATTAGGCATCCTGATATGCCCAAGTTAGCTTTTAAAATGCTTTGGGATAACCTCAAATCAGGAAATAATTTCGCAGGTGTGGTTAAAAATTTAGCCAAATCGGGGGAATATTATTGGGTGATTACCGATTTTGAAATCATACGTGACCCTATGGGCAATATTACCCATTACATTGCACGTAGAAAATCCGTACCTACTCCAGTAATTGACAACTATGTAACTCCGCTGTATGAAACACTTTTAAAATTGGAGAAAATCGGCGGAATGGATTTAAGCGCTCGTTACTTTAAAAATTATCTAGACAAACAAGGAAAAGACTATATGGACTTTATTATGAGTGTTATGGACGAACATAACGCAAAAGCCCCAGTAACCATAGATATTCCTAACGATAATAATTCGGCAAAAGAAGTTTCCGATGATATTTTCCACATAAAAGGCGAAATGAGTGAAAAACGTAAAAACTTCTTTGAGCGTTTATTTTCATAA
- the fumC gene encoding class II fumarate hydratase codes for MSYRIEKDTMGEVKVPADKLWGAQTERSRNNFKIGQPASMPKEIIEGFAYLKKGAAYANCELGVLSAEKRDYIARVCDEILEGKLFDQFPLVIWQTGSGTQSNMNVNEVIANRAHQLAGKTIGEGEKTLQPNDDVNKSQSSNDTFPTGMHIAAYKMVVETTIPGVERLRDTLDQKAKAFKDVVKIGRTHLMDATPLTLGQEFSGYVAQLNHGLKALKNTLAHLSELALGGTAVGTGLNTPKNYDVVVAKYIAEFTGLPFKTAENKFEALASHDAIVETHGALKQLAVSLNKIANDIRMMASGPRSGIGEILIPENEPGSSIMPGKVNPTQCEALTMVAAQVMGNDVAITIGGTQGHYELNVFKPVMAANFLQSARLIGEACVSFNDHCAVGIEPNYPRIKELLDNSLMLVTALNTKIGYYKAAEIAQTAHKNGTTLKEEAVRLGYVTAEDFDAWVRPEDMVGSLK; via the coding sequence ATGAGTTACAGAATTGAGAAAGACACTATGGGGGAAGTAAAAGTTCCTGCCGACAAACTTTGGGGAGCACAAACCGAACGTTCCCGTAACAATTTTAAAATTGGACAGCCTGCTTCAATGCCTAAAGAAATTATAGAAGGGTTCGCTTATTTGAAAAAAGGAGCTGCTTATGCTAATTGTGAATTGGGTGTTTTGTCAGCTGAGAAAAGAGATTATATCGCTCGTGTTTGCGATGAAATTTTGGAAGGGAAACTTTTTGATCAATTTCCATTGGTGATTTGGCAGACGGGTTCTGGTACACAATCCAATATGAACGTTAATGAGGTAATTGCCAACCGAGCTCATCAATTAGCAGGTAAAACCATCGGCGAAGGAGAAAAAACATTACAACCTAATGACGATGTAAATAAATCACAATCGTCAAATGATACTTTTCCAACAGGAATGCATATAGCTGCCTACAAAATGGTGGTAGAAACTACTATTCCAGGGGTGGAGCGACTTCGTGATACTCTTGATCAGAAAGCAAAAGCATTCAAAGACGTAGTTAAGATAGGGCGTACTCACCTAATGGATGCGACACCGCTTACTTTGGGGCAAGAGTTCTCAGGTTACGTGGCTCAGCTTAATCACGGCTTAAAAGCATTAAAAAACACCTTAGCACATCTTTCAGAGTTGGCTTTAGGAGGAACCGCTGTAGGAACTGGACTAAATACTCCTAAAAACTACGATGTAGTAGTTGCCAAATACATAGCTGAATTTACAGGATTACCTTTTAAGACTGCTGAAAATAAATTTGAAGCGTTAGCCTCACACGATGCCATTGTAGAAACTCACGGTGCGTTAAAACAATTGGCAGTTTCCTTAAATAAAATTGCTAACGACATTCGTATGATGGCTTCAGGACCTCGAAGTGGTATCGGAGAGATTTTAATTCCTGAAAATGAACCTGGTTCTTCTATTATGCCAGGTAAGGTAAATCCTACACAATGTGAGGCACTTACTATGGTTGCTGCACAAGTAATGGGTAATGATGTAGCCATAACCATAGGAGGTACGCAAGGGCATTACGAACTTAACGTGTTTAAACCTGTGATGGCTGCCAATTTCTTACAATCGGCAAGGCTTATTGGTGAGGCTTGTGTAAGTTTTAATGACCATTGTGCGGTAGGTATTGAGCCTAATTATCCAAGAATTAAAGAATTACTTGATAATAGCTTGATGTTGGTAACGGCACTTAATACCAAAATCGGTTATTACAAAGCAGCAGAAATTGCTCAAACGGCACATAAAAACGGTACTACTTTGAAAGAAGAAGCCGTTCGTTTAGGATATGTAACTGCCGAAGATTTTGATGCTTGGGTACGCCCCGAAGATATGGTAGGGAGTTTAAAATAG